In the genome of Pseudomonas bubulae, one region contains:
- a CDS encoding MlaD family protein produces METRAHHVLIGLFSVLIVVGAMLFGLWLAKASMDSTFKDYEVVFNEAVSGLSKGSSVQYNGIKVGDVIELRLDDKDPRRVLARIRLAANTPVKVDTKAKLALTGVTGTSIIQLSGGDPNSPPLKGKDGKLPEIVASPSPIARLLTDGSDVMANVNMLLHNANALFSEDNVNRVSKTLDNLEQTTTAIAGQRGDISQTLKQLAQVGKQASVTLEQTNVLMRNANGLLSTEGKQMFNSAEQAMNSLQQSTATINKLINNNEDSLNSGLQGLNQLGPAVNELRETLGTLRSISRRLESNPSGYLLGREQNKEFTP; encoded by the coding sequence ATGGAAACCCGTGCCCATCATGTATTGATCGGCCTGTTCAGCGTCCTGATTGTCGTCGGGGCCATGCTGTTTGGCCTGTGGCTGGCCAAGGCGAGCATGGACAGCACGTTCAAGGATTACGAAGTGGTGTTCAACGAAGCCGTCAGCGGCCTGTCCAAAGGCAGCTCGGTGCAATACAACGGCATCAAGGTCGGCGACGTGATCGAACTGCGCCTGGACGACAAGGACCCGCGCCGGGTACTGGCGCGCATTCGTCTGGCGGCCAACACCCCGGTCAAGGTCGACACCAAGGCCAAGCTGGCGCTGACCGGCGTGACCGGGACTTCGATCATCCAGCTCAGTGGCGGTGACCCCAACAGCCCGCCCCTCAAGGGCAAGGACGGCAAGCTGCCGGAAATCGTGGCTTCGCCCTCGCCCATTGCCCGCCTGCTCACCGACGGCTCTGACGTGATGGCCAACGTCAATATGCTGCTGCATAACGCCAATGCGTTGTTCTCCGAAGACAACGTCAACCGTGTCAGCAAGACCCTGGACAACCTTGAGCAAACCACTACGGCCATTGCCGGTCAGCGCGGCGATATCAGCCAGACATTGAAACAGCTGGCCCAGGTCGGCAAACAGGCCAGCGTCACGCTTGAGCAAACCAACGTGCTGATGCGCAACGCCAACGGCCTGTTGAGCACCGAAGGCAAACAGATGTTCAACAGCGCCGAGCAGGCCATGAACTCGCTGCAGCAGAGCACCGCGACGATCAACAAACTGATCAACAACAATGAGGACTCGCTCAACAGCGGCCTGCAGGGGCTGAATCAGCTCGGCCCTGCAGTCAATGAACTGCGCGAAACCCTTGGCACATTGCGCTCGATCTCGCGGCGCCTGGAATCCAATCCAAGCGGTTACTTGCTGGGCCGCGAGCAGAACAAGGAATTCACCCCATGA
- a CDS encoding heavy metal translocating P-type ATPase: MSDSIHAPNKHGHDHDHDHDHDHEHGHGDTHAHAHSCCPGAAGPSVVKLAAAATAGARLSSFRIEAMDCPTEQTLIQNKLGKLAGVQQLEFNLINRVLGVTHDLPSVGPIVDAIKSLGMHAEPIDSGADAAPPALPAKKHWWPLAVAGVGALAAEVLHFTDAAPTWVIALVALVSILSGGLTTYKKGWIALKNLNLNINALMSIAVTGAVLIGQWPEAAMVMFLFTVAELIEAKSLDRARNAISGLMQMAPDKATVQQADGSWIELEVKDIALGSLVRVRPGERIGLDGEVVAGNSTVDQAPITGESLPIEKALGDKVFAGTINQSGALEYRVTAAANNSTLARIIHAVEQAQGARAPTQRFVDSFAKIYTPLVFAFALAVAVIPPLFMGGVWFDWIYRALVLLVVACPCALVISTPVTIVSGLAAAARKGILVKGGVYLEGGHKLDFLALDKTGTITHGKPVQTDYLPLDPLFTDSAVLLAASLASRSDHPVSLAVANAAVDKNLPLSAVDNFTALAGRGVRGEIDGKLYHLGNHRLVEELGLCSPELETELFALEEQGKTVILLCDSAGPLALFAVADTVKQTSREAIRELHELGIKTLMLTGDNPHTANAIAAQVGIDEAQGNLLPEDKLKAIEALYAKGHHVGMVGDGINDAPALARAEIGFAMAAAGTDTAIETADVALMDDDLRKIPAFIRLSRQTSSILKQNIALALVIKAIFLAVTFLGLATMWMAVFADMGVSLLVVFNGLRLLRK, translated from the coding sequence ATGAGCGATTCCATTCACGCACCGAACAAGCATGGTCACGATCACGATCACGATCACGATCACGATCACGAACATGGGCATGGCGACACGCACGCTCACGCCCATAGCTGCTGCCCTGGCGCAGCGGGACCGAGCGTCGTCAAGCTGGCCGCCGCGGCCACTGCGGGCGCGCGCCTGAGCAGCTTTCGCATTGAAGCGATGGACTGCCCCACCGAGCAGACCCTGATCCAGAACAAGCTGGGCAAGCTGGCGGGTGTGCAGCAACTGGAATTCAACCTCATCAACCGGGTATTGGGCGTGACCCACGACCTGCCGTCCGTCGGGCCGATTGTCGACGCAATCAAATCCCTCGGCATGCACGCCGAGCCCATCGATTCCGGTGCGGATGCGGCCCCGCCTGCACTGCCAGCGAAAAAACACTGGTGGCCTCTGGCCGTGGCCGGTGTGGGCGCGTTGGCGGCTGAAGTGCTGCACTTTACCGATGCTGCACCCACCTGGGTGATTGCGCTGGTGGCGCTGGTGTCGATCCTCAGCGGCGGCCTGACCACCTATAAAAAGGGCTGGATCGCCCTGAAAAACCTCAACCTGAACATCAATGCACTGATGAGCATCGCCGTGACGGGGGCCGTGCTGATCGGCCAATGGCCGGAAGCGGCGATGGTGATGTTCCTGTTTACTGTGGCCGAGCTGATCGAAGCCAAATCCCTCGATCGTGCGCGCAATGCCATCAGTGGCTTGATGCAAATGGCGCCGGACAAGGCCACCGTGCAGCAGGCGGATGGCAGCTGGATTGAGCTTGAGGTCAAAGACATCGCCCTGGGCAGCCTGGTCAGGGTACGGCCGGGCGAGCGTATCGGCCTGGACGGTGAAGTGGTAGCGGGCAACTCCACAGTCGATCAGGCGCCGATCACCGGTGAAAGCCTGCCCATCGAGAAAGCGCTGGGCGACAAAGTCTTCGCGGGCACCATCAACCAGTCCGGCGCCCTGGAATACCGGGTGACGGCAGCGGCCAACAACTCGACCCTGGCGCGGATCATTCACGCTGTAGAGCAGGCCCAGGGCGCCCGGGCACCGACCCAGCGTTTCGTCGACAGCTTCGCGAAAATCTATACCCCGCTGGTGTTTGCCTTTGCCCTGGCAGTGGCGGTGATCCCGCCGTTGTTTATGGGCGGCGTATGGTTTGACTGGATCTACCGTGCGCTGGTGTTACTGGTGGTGGCGTGCCCTTGTGCGCTGGTGATTTCGACGCCGGTAACCATCGTCAGCGGCCTGGCGGCTGCGGCCCGCAAGGGGATTTTGGTCAAGGGCGGGGTGTACCTGGAAGGCGGCCACAAGCTCGACTTCCTGGCCCTGGACAAGACCGGCACCATCACCCACGGCAAACCGGTGCAAACCGATTACCTGCCCCTTGATCCGCTGTTCACTGACAGCGCGGTGCTGTTGGCCGCCAGCCTTGCAAGCCGTTCCGATCATCCGGTGTCGCTGGCTGTGGCTAATGCTGCTGTGGATAAGAATCTGCCTTTGAGTGCTGTGGATAACTTCACCGCGCTGGCGGGACGCGGAGTGCGTGGCGAAATCGACGGCAAGCTCTACCACCTGGGCAATCACCGCCTGGTTGAAGAATTGGGCCTGTGCTCTCCTGAACTCGAGACAGAGCTGTTTGCGCTGGAAGAACAGGGCAAAACCGTGATCTTGCTGTGCGACAGCGCAGGCCCGCTGGCGCTGTTCGCCGTGGCAGACACAGTCAAGCAAACCAGCCGTGAAGCGATCCGCGAGTTGCATGAGTTGGGCATCAAGACCCTGATGCTGACCGGCGATAATCCTCACACGGCCAACGCCATTGCCGCCCAGGTCGGTATCGACGAAGCCCAGGGCAACCTGCTCCCGGAAGACAAGCTCAAGGCGATCGAAGCGCTGTATGCCAAGGGCCATCATGTAGGCATGGTGGGCGACGGCATTAATGACGCTCCGGCCCTGGCCCGTGCCGAGATCGGTTTTGCCATGGCCGCGGCAGGTACGGATACCGCGATCGAGACCGCCGATGTTGCCCTGATGGACGACGATCTGCGCAAGATACCGGCTTTTATTCGCCTGTCACGGCAGACCTCCAGCATCCTGAAACAGAACATTGCCTTGGCATTGGTCATCAAGGCGATCTTTCTTGCGGTAACCTTCCTCGGTTTGGCCACCATGTGGATGGCCGTGTTTGCCGACATGGGCGTCAGCCTGTTGGTGGTGTTCAACGGTTTGCGCCTGTTGCGCAAATAG
- a CDS encoding ABC transporter ATP-binding protein has protein sequence MRKPGETVIEVRDLCNRFGSQTVHEHLDLDVYKGEILGVVGGSGTGKSVLLRSIVGLRRPTEGQVRVFGQDLMSLDEQARSMIERRFGVLFQMGALFSSLTVKENIALPLIEHAGLSRPDAEHLACVKLALSGLPLSAADKYPSSLSGGMVKRAALARALALDPDILFLDEPTAGLDPIGAAAFDQLILTLRDALGLSVFLVTHDLDTLYTITDRVAVLSQKRVLVAAPITEVEDYDDPWIHDYFHGPRGRAAYEAATHLKEQ, from the coding sequence CTGCGCAAACCCGGCGAGACCGTGATCGAGGTGCGTGACCTGTGCAACCGCTTTGGTAGCCAGACCGTGCATGAACACCTCGACCTTGATGTGTACAAAGGTGAGATTCTCGGCGTGGTCGGCGGCTCCGGCACCGGCAAATCCGTGCTGCTGCGCAGTATTGTCGGTTTGCGTCGGCCCACTGAAGGGCAGGTCCGGGTGTTTGGCCAGGACTTGATGAGCCTTGATGAACAGGCGCGCTCAATGATCGAGCGGCGCTTTGGTGTGCTGTTTCAGATGGGCGCGCTGTTTTCTTCACTGACGGTAAAAGAGAACATCGCCCTGCCCCTGATCGAGCACGCCGGCCTGAGCCGGCCTGATGCCGAGCACCTGGCGTGCGTCAAGCTGGCGCTGTCGGGATTGCCCCTGTCGGCAGCAGACAAGTACCCGTCTTCACTGTCCGGTGGCATGGTCAAGCGCGCAGCGCTGGCCCGGGCGCTGGCGCTGGACCCGGACATCCTGTTTCTGGACGAACCCACCGCTGGGCTGGATCCGATCGGCGCGGCGGCCTTTGACCAACTTATCCTGACACTGCGCGATGCGCTGGGGTTAAGCGTGTTCCTGGTCACCCACGATCTCGACACGCTGTACACCATCACTGACCGGGTGGCGGTGCTGTCGCAAAAACGGGTGCTGGTGGCGGCACCCATCACTGAGGTCGAAGACTACGACGACCCGTGGATTCATGACTATTTCCATGGCCCCCGTGGCCGCGCCGCGTACGAAGCGGCAACCCACCTCAAGGAGCAATGA
- a CDS encoding ABC-type transport auxiliary lipoprotein family protein, translating into MKRTYRLAGSIALATGLSLLSACSILPKPEIVDVYRLPAAQAPMAVSQSTPVKWSLRLEKPMTTGALNSQNIVVVPEGNLISNYKGARWSDTAPVLLRNRLLEAFLQDGRIQGLSTDDSNLQSDYELGGELLAFQTHYNGKSPEVLIQYNARLVRSSDQRVIASKRFETRQPLSNPMVPGVVAGFGQASDVLMPQVVQWVMQQGQAQR; encoded by the coding sequence ATGAAGCGCACCTATCGCCTGGCAGGTTCCATCGCCCTTGCTACTGGTCTGAGCCTGCTCAGCGCCTGCTCGATTTTGCCCAAACCCGAGATAGTCGACGTGTATCGGCTGCCGGCGGCGCAAGCACCTATGGCCGTCAGCCAGAGTACGCCAGTGAAGTGGTCATTGCGTCTGGAAAAGCCGATGACCACTGGCGCGTTGAACAGCCAGAACATCGTGGTGGTGCCTGAGGGCAACCTGATCAGTAACTACAAAGGTGCCCGCTGGAGCGATACGGCCCCGGTGCTGTTGCGCAACCGTCTGCTTGAGGCCTTCTTGCAGGATGGCAGGATCCAGGGCTTGAGCACCGATGACAGCAACTTGCAGTCCGATTACGAACTGGGGGGCGAATTGTTGGCGTTTCAGACCCACTACAACGGCAAAAGCCCGGAAGTGCTGATCCAGTACAACGCCCGCCTGGTACGCAGCAGTGATCAGCGGGTCATTGCTTCCAAACGCTTTGAGACGCGCCAGCCGCTGAGCAACCCGATGGTACCAGGCGTGGTCGCAGGTTTTGGCCAGGCCAGTGATGTGCTGATGCCACAAGTGGTGCAGTGGGTGATGCAGCAGGGGCAGGCGCAGCGTTAA
- a CDS encoding efflux RND transporter permease subunit, which yields MNGKFNLSEWALKHQSFVWYLMFVAVVAGIFSYINLGRAEDPSFAIKTMVIQSKWPGATVDETRLQITDRIEKKLEELDSLDYVQSYTRPGESTVFVFLKDTTKADAIPHIWYEVRKKIGDIRGDFPQGIQGPGFDDEFGDVYGTIFAFTGDGFTMRQLRDYVEQVRTGIRDVPNRGKVMTIGEQDETFYLDFSTRKLAALGLDQQHILESLQEQNAVTPAGVIEAGPERMSVRTSGQFHSVEDLAAVNLRVNDRFYRLADIAEITRGYVDPAAPMFHYNGKPAIGLAIAMIDGGNIQEFGKQLQQRIDDLTAQLPVGVGVHMVSDQAQVVEEAVSGFTSALFEAVVIVLAVSFISLGLRAGLVVAISIPLVLALVFVFMEFTGIAMQRVSLGALIIALGLLVDDAMITVEMMITRLELGETKEQAATFAYHSTAFPMLTGTLVTVAGFVPIGLNNSSAGEYTFTLFAVIAVAMLVSWVVAVLFAPVLGVHILSAKVKPKPEKPGRLAQAFDTALLWCMRYRWTTIGATVLMFVLAVFGMGLVQNQFFPASDRPEILVDLNLPQNASIQETLKVTQRFEESLKGDDDIVRWSSYIGEGAIRFYLPLDQQLQNPFDAQLVIVSKGLESRDALIERLNKRLREDFVGVGSFVHTLELGPPVGQPLQYRVSGPNIDLVRKYSIDLASVLDANPNVGETIFNWNEPGKVLRIDIAQDKARQFGLSSEDVAHVMNSIVSGAAVSQVKDNIYLINIVGRANSNERGTPETLLNLQITTPSGTSIPLLAFATVRYELEQPLIWSRDRIPTLTLKASVRGSMQPTDLVKVLKPEVDKFAANLPEGYNVQTGGTVEQSAKAQGPIAKVVPLMLFLMATFLMIQLQSVHKMFLVVSVAPLGLIGVVLALVPTGTPMGFVAILGILALVGIIVRNSVILVTQIDQYERDGFDPWHAVMQATQHRRRPILLTAAAASLGMIPIARDVFWGPMAYAMIGGILSATLLTLLFLPALYVASYKIKENKNPPPEHA from the coding sequence ATGAATGGGAAGTTCAACCTGTCCGAGTGGGCTCTGAAGCATCAGTCATTTGTCTGGTATTTGATGTTTGTCGCGGTGGTCGCCGGGATTTTTTCATACATCAATCTGGGGCGCGCTGAAGACCCGTCCTTCGCCATCAAAACCATGGTCATCCAGTCCAAATGGCCCGGTGCTACGGTCGACGAAACCCGCCTGCAAATCACCGATCGCATCGAGAAAAAGCTTGAGGAGCTGGATTCTCTCGACTACGTGCAAAGTTACACCCGGCCCGGTGAGTCGACGGTGTTTGTGTTCCTCAAGGACACCACCAAAGCCGATGCCATCCCGCATATCTGGTATGAGGTGCGCAAAAAGATCGGCGACATTCGCGGCGACTTTCCCCAGGGCATTCAAGGCCCAGGGTTCGACGATGAGTTCGGTGATGTCTATGGCACCATTTTCGCCTTCACCGGCGACGGCTTCACCATGCGTCAGCTGCGCGACTATGTAGAGCAAGTGCGCACCGGCATTCGCGATGTACCCAATCGCGGCAAGGTGATGACCATCGGTGAACAGGACGAAACTTTCTACCTGGATTTCTCGACCCGCAAACTGGCAGCTTTGGGCCTCGACCAACAGCACATTCTGGAAAGCCTGCAAGAACAGAACGCCGTCACTCCCGCCGGGGTAATCGAGGCCGGGCCGGAGCGCATGTCGGTACGCACCTCGGGGCAGTTCCACAGCGTTGAGGATCTGGCCGCCGTGAATCTGCGGGTCAACGACCGTTTTTACCGCCTGGCCGACATTGCCGAAATCACCCGTGGCTACGTCGACCCCGCGGCCCCCATGTTCCATTACAACGGCAAGCCGGCCATTGGTCTGGCAATCGCCATGATTGATGGTGGCAACATTCAGGAGTTCGGTAAGCAACTACAGCAGCGCATCGACGACCTGACCGCGCAGTTACCGGTAGGTGTTGGCGTGCATATGGTGTCCGATCAGGCGCAAGTGGTCGAGGAGGCTGTCAGCGGCTTCACCAGCGCCCTGTTTGAGGCGGTGGTGATTGTACTGGCGGTGAGTTTCATCAGCCTGGGCCTGCGCGCCGGTCTGGTGGTGGCGATCTCGATCCCGTTGGTGCTGGCGCTGGTGTTCGTGTTTATGGAATTTACCGGCATCGCCATGCAGCGCGTGTCGCTGGGTGCGCTGATCATCGCCCTGGGCCTGCTGGTGGACGATGCGATGATCACGGTGGAGATGATGATCACCCGGCTGGAACTTGGGGAAACCAAGGAGCAGGCGGCGACCTTTGCCTATCATTCCACGGCGTTCCCGATGCTCACCGGGACACTGGTGACCGTGGCAGGCTTTGTGCCCATCGGCCTTAACAACAGCTCGGCGGGGGAGTACACCTTCACCCTGTTCGCGGTGATTGCCGTGGCAATGCTGGTGTCGTGGGTGGTGGCCGTGCTGTTCGCGCCGGTGCTGGGCGTGCATATCCTCAGCGCCAAGGTCAAACCCAAGCCCGAGAAACCCGGGCGCCTGGCCCAGGCCTTCGACACCGCGCTGCTGTGGTGCATGCGTTATCGCTGGACGACCATTGGCGCGACAGTGCTGATGTTTGTACTGGCGGTGTTCGGCATGGGCCTGGTGCAGAACCAGTTTTTCCCGGCCTCTGACCGCCCCGAGATTCTGGTGGACCTGAACCTGCCGCAAAACGCCTCGATCCAGGAGACGCTCAAGGTCACCCAGCGTTTTGAAGAGTCGCTCAAGGGTGATGACGATATCGTGCGCTGGAGTTCTTATATCGGTGAGGGCGCGATCCGCTTCTACCTGCCGCTCGATCAGCAACTGCAAAACCCTTTCGATGCCCAGTTGGTGATTGTCAGCAAAGGCCTGGAAAGCCGTGATGCCCTGATCGAACGGCTCAACAAACGCTTGCGCGAGGACTTTGTGGGGGTGGGCAGCTTCGTACACACCCTGGAACTGGGCCCGCCGGTGGGCCAGCCGCTGCAATATCGGGTCAGCGGGCCGAATATCGACCTGGTGCGCAAGTACTCGATCGACCTGGCCTCGGTGCTCGACGCCAACCCCAATGTCGGTGAAACCATCTTCAACTGGAACGAGCCCGGCAAGGTGCTGCGTATCGACATTGCCCAGGACAAGGCCCGCCAGTTCGGGCTGTCATCCGAAGACGTGGCCCATGTGATGAACAGCATCGTCAGCGGTGCCGCCGTCAGCCAGGTCAAGGACAACATTTACCTGATCAATATCGTCGGGCGGGCCAACAGCAACGAGCGCGGTACCCCGGAAACCCTGCTCAACCTGCAGATCACCACCCCCAGCGGCACCTCGATCCCGCTATTGGCCTTTGCCACGGTGCGCTACGAGCTTGAGCAACCGCTGATCTGGAGCCGCGACCGGATCCCCACCCTGACCCTCAAGGCCTCCGTACGTGGCTCGATGCAGCCGACCGATCTGGTCAAGGTGCTCAAGCCCGAAGTCGACAAGTTTGCCGCCAACCTGCCTGAAGGCTACAACGTGCAAACCGGCGGTACGGTAGAGCAGAGCGCCAAGGCCCAGGGCCCGATCGCCAAAGTCGTGCCGTTGATGCTGTTCTTGATGGCAACCTTCCTGATGATCCAGCTGCAAAGCGTGCACAAGATGTTCCTGGTGGTCAGTGTCGCGCCGCTGGGGCTGATCGGTGTGGTGCTGGCGCTGGTGCCCACCGGCACGCCGATGGGCTTTGTAGCGATCCTGGGGATTCTGGCGCTGGTGGGCATCATCGTGCGTAACTCGGTGATCCTGGTGACCCAGATCGACCAGTACGAACGCGACGGCTTCGATCCGTGGCACGCGGTGATGCAAGCCACCCAGCATCGTCGTCGGCCTATTCTGCTGACCGCGGCAGCGGCCAGCCTGGGCATGATTCCGATTGCCCGGGACGTGTTCTGGGGGCCGATGGCCTACGCCATGATCGGCGGCATTCTATCGGCCACCTTGCTCACGCTGTTGTTTTTGCCAGCGCTGTATGTGGCTTCGTACAAGATCAAGGAGAACAAGAACCCGCCGCCAGAACATGCGTAA
- a CDS encoding DUF5924 family protein, protein MPDWNHYLQRILELMKRYPGLIAAFGFCSGVGSFILVDRQQGMARWIAVILLVSWVWLMLENTFTRLFSRVFKREIPEPLLRYATQMIHQESFFFVLPFFFITTTWNSGQLVFTGLLGVCALIAITDPLYYKWLAPRRWLFLALHTLALFAAMLTALPIILNLTTSESYKLALGTAVLLSIPSLAVSLPLKTWRGWLVLPLIVLALGGTGWLLRSWVPPATLWMTEVAVTTQLQDRTPGESIKHISVSELRSRGLYAYTSINAPRGLNERIYHVWQLNGQEVDRIALDIHGGRKEGYRAWTHKQNFPPDPVGRWQVRVLTEDGQLIGVLRFRVNLDQSAPAVVKAN, encoded by the coding sequence ATGCCAGACTGGAACCACTACCTACAGCGCATCCTTGAGTTGATGAAGCGCTATCCAGGGCTGATCGCGGCGTTTGGCTTTTGCTCGGGGGTGGGCAGTTTCATTCTGGTGGACCGCCAGCAAGGCATGGCCCGCTGGATTGCGGTGATCCTGCTGGTGAGCTGGGTCTGGTTGATGCTGGAAAACACCTTCACCCGGCTGTTCAGCCGGGTGTTCAAGCGCGAAATACCTGAACCGCTGCTGCGCTATGCCACCCAGATGATCCACCAGGAAAGTTTTTTTTTCGTCCTGCCATTTTTCTTTATCACCACCACCTGGAACAGTGGCCAACTGGTCTTTACCGGACTTCTGGGCGTGTGCGCACTGATCGCCATCACTGACCCGCTGTATTACAAATGGCTGGCCCCCCGGCGCTGGCTGTTTCTGGCCCTGCACACCCTGGCCCTGTTCGCGGCCATGCTGACGGCGTTGCCGATCATCCTCAACCTCACCACCTCCGAGAGCTACAAACTGGCGCTGGGCACCGCCGTGCTGCTGTCAATTCCCAGCCTGGCCGTGAGCCTGCCGCTGAAAACCTGGCGTGGCTGGCTGGTATTGCCCTTGATAGTCCTGGCCCTGGGCGGCACCGGCTGGCTGCTGCGATCCTGGGTGCCACCAGCTACGCTGTGGATGACCGAAGTGGCCGTCACCACCCAGTTGCAGGACCGCACGCCGGGCGAGAGCATCAAGCACATCAGCGTCAGCGAGCTGCGCAGTCGTGGCCTGTACGCCTATACCTCGATCAATGCGCCCCGGGGTTTGAATGAGCGGATTTACCATGTGTGGCAACTCAACGGCCAGGAGGTCGACCGCATCGCCCTGGATATTCATGGCGGGCGCAAAGAGGGTTATCGCGCCTGGACCCACAAGCAGAATTTCCCGCCGGACCCGGTGGGTCGCTGGCAAGTCCGGGTGTTGACCGAGGATGGGCAACTGATCGGCGTTTTGCGCTTCAGGGTTAACCTGGATCAATCTGCGCCTGCGGTTGTTAAGGCAAACTGA
- a CDS encoding ABC transporter permease — protein MAGNAQLDTSGNPARLLISGDWTLAHYTRLKQQTEQLVGKYDAQTAINLDDVSSIDTAGASLLVELLGAERVSQLTDTAQKLPAADRALLQTVYSSMRDFCVPVAAQEQNVGILLLSRIGSAVYKLWQDSLQLLGFIGLILQTLARNLFRPKQWRITPVVAHIEQIGLNAAPIVVLLTFMVGAVVAFLGATVLANFGAGIFTVDLVAFSFLREFGVLLTAILLAGRTASAFTAQIGSMKANEEIDAIRTLGLDPMDLLVLPRVLALLISLPLLTFMAMMAGILGGAVVCVVSLGISPDMFISLLHSDIGVQHFLVGMVKAPFFAFLIAAVGCLEGFKVSGSAESVGAHTTSSVVQSIFIVIVLDAVAALFFMEMGW, from the coding sequence ATGGCGGGCAATGCCCAACTAGACACTTCCGGTAATCCGGCGCGACTGCTGATCAGCGGCGACTGGACGCTTGCCCATTACACACGCCTCAAGCAGCAGACCGAACAACTGGTCGGCAAGTACGATGCCCAGACCGCCATCAACCTGGACGACGTGTCCAGCATCGATACGGCCGGGGCTTCGCTGCTGGTGGAGCTGCTGGGGGCAGAGCGCGTCAGTCAGTTGACCGACACCGCCCAAAAACTCCCCGCCGCCGACCGCGCCTTGCTGCAAACGGTCTATTCCTCGATGCGCGATTTTTGCGTGCCGGTCGCAGCCCAGGAACAGAACGTCGGCATCCTCTTGCTCAGCCGCATCGGCAGCGCGGTCTACAAGCTGTGGCAAGACTCCCTGCAACTGCTGGGGTTTATCGGCCTGATCCTGCAGACCCTGGCGCGCAACCTGTTTCGACCCAAACAATGGCGCATTACCCCGGTGGTGGCGCATATCGAGCAGATCGGTCTTAACGCCGCGCCGATCGTGGTGTTGCTGACCTTTATGGTGGGCGCCGTAGTGGCGTTTCTCGGGGCCACGGTACTGGCCAACTTTGGTGCGGGGATTTTTACCGTTGACCTGGTGGCGTTTTCCTTCCTGCGTGAATTCGGCGTGTTGCTCACCGCCATCCTGCTCGCCGGGCGCACGGCCAGTGCCTTTACCGCACAAATCGGCTCGATGAAGGCCAACGAAGAAATTGACGCGATCCGCACCCTGGGCCTCGATCCGATGGACTTGCTGGTGTTGCCACGGGTGCTGGCGCTGTTGATTTCCCTGCCGCTGCTGACATTCATGGCCATGATGGCGGGCATCCTCGGCGGTGCCGTGGTCTGCGTGGTGTCCCTGGGTATCTCGCCGGACATGTTTATTTCGCTGCTGCACTCGGATATCGGCGTGCAGCACTTTTTGGTGGGCATGGTCAAAGCGCCGTTCTTTGCCTTCCTGATTGCCGCGGTGGGCTGCCTTGAAGGCTTTAAAGTCAGCGGCAGCGCCGAGTCGGTGGGCGCCCACACCACGTCCAGCGTGGTCCAGTCGATCTTTATCGTGATCGTCCTCGACGCCGTGGCCGCGTTGTTCTTTATGGAGATGGGCTGGTGA
- the cadR gene encoding Cd(II)/Pb(II)-responsive transcriptional regulator: MKIGELAKLTDCQVETIRYYEREGLLPEPARSEGNYRLYTQAHVERLTFIRNCRSLDMTLEEIRSLLNLRDSPQDQCESVNALIDEHIHHVKARVDSLLALQAQLLDLRQKCGEGPDGEHCGILQQLEVSGSVSPPEGEPSHVGRSHGH, encoded by the coding sequence ATGAAAATTGGCGAACTGGCGAAATTGACCGACTGTCAGGTCGAAACCATCCGTTATTACGAACGCGAAGGGCTGCTGCCAGAGCCTGCGCGCAGTGAAGGCAACTACCGTTTGTACACCCAGGCCCATGTTGAGCGGCTGACGTTTATCCGCAATTGCCGCAGCCTGGACATGACCCTGGAAGAAATCCGCAGCCTGCTCAACCTGCGTGACAGCCCCCAGGACCAGTGCGAAAGCGTGAATGCGCTGATCGACGAACATATTCATCACGTCAAGGCGCGGGTCGACAGTTTGCTGGCCCTGCAGGCGCAATTGCTCGACCTGCGGCAAAAGTGTGGCGAGGGGCCGGACGGGGAGCATTGCGGGATTTTGCAGCAGCTGGAAGTCAGCGGCTCGGTCAGCCCGCCGGAAGGCGAGCCCAGCCATGTGGGCAGAAGCCACGGGCATTGA